A region from the Ptychodera flava strain L36383 chromosome 12, AS_Pfla_20210202, whole genome shotgun sequence genome encodes:
- the LOC139145067 gene encoding E3 ubiquitin-protein ligase RNF25-like isoform X1 → MASSAAGTRSRYISETDDSLSQEIELLEAIYIHELTVDKDAGGRPCCLSLVLHPATAEDTKTQYVCITLVLQLPNSYPHDVPEILIRNSRGLSDEQLMSLRKNLNGLADEQKGGAMLYELIELAKESLTSNNLPSVVCVICLYELEEEDDFIKTECYHYFHSHCLANYIEHAVKEEEKVVCLVCRELLSYDLKQLRKASTPRQLLENGDYVASDEMKAQQRERAALYKKQQERGAIIDVEAEKNKFLIDISTTPDITVVPTIPKTRPDETDVQSVSGNANTAEKETQKRDVNENVRDKDSASRSDRGFTKDVKNEGSRQRQPYNKGGRYDRDRPRSGKYESERSGQRSRGGSARDERYRNEGHHRRRDDAGKKPQRKEPDTLEEQKSDSKKSEIAQPCRKLQSEEGHGEEVTNKDDTQTVKSSEVTQKENADTHSSDAQGSIKQVPGNKEKATIESRNKPSSGRRYHQSSRGRGGRRFDDGQYREDKGYYRDRKKREYKNDGQDEIKNGNDDEITSKKGELTSKRGHERKHPGRKDGKDRFKSDSSGDLMLQDNEGAGRPQSGKDNRNRRSQRPPPGFQTRKPQARQQNQSTEMESRNNEGDSVELQRKTGNEKANISVSNNKTEESTVKIETMAENKICKPPPGFEAEASHHDKRGKPPRKPPGFEGKDLDNKSKTKPVNPPPGFDDFR, encoded by the exons ATGGCTTCCTCTGCTGCTGGAACTAGAAGCCGATACATTTCTGAAACGGACGACAG TCTTTCTCAAGAGATCGAGCTACTTGAAGCCATATACATCCATGAGTTGACTGTTGATAAGGATGCAGG TGGGCGCCCATGCTGTTTGAGTCTTGTGTTGCATCCAGCTACAGCAGAAGATACCAAAacacagtatgtgtgtattacCCTGGTGCTACAGTTACCAAACTCT TATCCACATGATGTCCCTGAAATACTTATCAGAAACTCTAGAGGTCTTTCTGATGAACAGTTGATGAG CCTTCGAAAAAATTTAAATGGACTTGCTGATGAACAGAAAGGAGGCGCCATGTTATATGAACTCATTGAA CTTGCAAAGGAGAGTCTCACAAGTAATAATTTACCAAGTGTTGTGTGTGTCATATGTCTGTATGAGTTAGAG GAAGAAGATGATTTCATAAAGACTGAATGTTATCACTACTTTCACTCTCACTGTCTGGCTAATTACATTGAACATGCtgtgaaagaagaagaaaag GTAGTGTGCCTTGTCTGCAGAGAGCTGCTGTCATACGACTTGAAACAACTCAGGAAAGCTTCCACTCCCAGGCAACTCCTGGAGAATGGAGATTACGTAGCCAGTGATGAAATGAAGGCACAGCAGAGAGAGAGGGCAGCCCTGTATAAGAAACAGCAAGAGAGAGGTGCCATTATTGATGTAGAGGCAGAGAAGAACAAATTTCTGATTGACATATCAACT acTCCAGACATAACAGTCGTGCCTACTATACCAAAGACAAGACCTGATGAAACTGATGTCCAGAGTGTGTCTGGCAATGCCAATACTGCAGAGAAGGAAACTCAGAAGAGAGATGTCAATGAAAACGTTAGAGATAAAGATTCTGCATCAAGGTCTGACAGAGGTTTCACTAAAGATGTCAAGAATGAGGGGAGCAGACAAAGGCAGCCCTATAATAAAGGAGGTCGCTACGACAGGGACAGACCTAGGAGTGGGAAGTATGAAAGTGAGAGGTCGGGTCAGAGGTCAAGGGGAGGATCTGCAAGGGATGAGAGGTACAGAAATGAGGGTCATCATAGAAGGAGGGATGATGCAGGCAAGAAACCTCAGAGGAAGGAACCTGATACCTTGGAGGAGCAAAAATCAGATTCCAAGAAGTCAGAGATCGCTCAGCCCTGTAGAAAGCTGCAGAGTGAAGAAGGCCATGGTGAGGAGGTTACCAATAAAGATGATACTCAGACAGTCAAATCTTCAGAAGTCACTCAGAAAGAAAATGCAGACACACATAGTAGTGATGCTCAAGGAAGTATAAAACAAGTGCCTGGAAACAAGGAAAAGGCAACCATAGAGTCAAGGAATAAACCCAGCAGTGGTAGAAGATACCATCAGTCTTCCAGGGGAAGGGGTGGCAGACGCTTTGATGATGGGCAATACAGAGAGGATAAAGGATATTATAGAGACAGAAAGAAGAGGGAATATAAGAATGATGGACaggatgaaataaaaaatgggaaTGATGATGAGATAACCAGCAAGAAAGGAGAGCTTACTTCAAAGAGGGGTCATGAAAGGAAACATCCCGGaagaaaagatggaaaagatAGATTTAAAAGTGATTCCAGTGGAGACTTGATGTTGCAGGACAACGAAGGTGCTGGCAGGCCACAAAGTGGTAAAGACAACAGGAACAGGAGATCCCAGAGGCCACCCCCTGGATTTCAGACAAGGAAACCCCAAGCTAGGCAGCAGAACCAGTCTACAGAAATGGAAAGTCGGAATAATGAAGGTGACTCTGTTGAATTACAGAGGAAAACCGGAAATGAGAAAGCCAATATTAGTGTAAGCAATAACAAAACTGAGGAAAGTACCGTCAAAATTGAAACCATGGcagagaataaaatttgtaagcCACCGCCAGGATTTGAAGCAGAGGCCTCACATCATGACAAGAGAGGTAAACCTCCCAGAAAACCTCCAGGATTTGAAGGCAAAGATCTAGACAACAAAAGTAAAACTAAACCAGTCAATCCGCCACCTGGATTTGATGATTTCAGGTGA
- the LOC139145067 gene encoding E3 ubiquitin-protein ligase RNF25-like isoform X2 — translation MSLRKNLNGLADEQKGGAMLYELIELAKESLTSNNLPSVVCVICLYELEEEDDFIKTECYHYFHSHCLANYIEHAVKEEEKVVCLVCRELLSYDLKQLRKASTPRQLLENGDYVASDEMKAQQRERAALYKKQQERGAIIDVEAEKNKFLIDISTTPDITVVPTIPKTRPDETDVQSVSGNANTAEKETQKRDVNENVRDKDSASRSDRGFTKDVKNEGSRQRQPYNKGGRYDRDRPRSGKYESERSGQRSRGGSARDERYRNEGHHRRRDDAGKKPQRKEPDTLEEQKSDSKKSEIAQPCRKLQSEEGHGEEVTNKDDTQTVKSSEVTQKENADTHSSDAQGSIKQVPGNKEKATIESRNKPSSGRRYHQSSRGRGGRRFDDGQYREDKGYYRDRKKREYKNDGQDEIKNGNDDEITSKKGELTSKRGHERKHPGRKDGKDRFKSDSSGDLMLQDNEGAGRPQSGKDNRNRRSQRPPPGFQTRKPQARQQNQSTEMESRNNEGDSVELQRKTGNEKANISVSNNKTEESTVKIETMAENKICKPPPGFEAEASHHDKRGKPPRKPPGFEGKDLDNKSKTKPVNPPPGFDDFR, via the exons ATGAG CCTTCGAAAAAATTTAAATGGACTTGCTGATGAACAGAAAGGAGGCGCCATGTTATATGAACTCATTGAA CTTGCAAAGGAGAGTCTCACAAGTAATAATTTACCAAGTGTTGTGTGTGTCATATGTCTGTATGAGTTAGAG GAAGAAGATGATTTCATAAAGACTGAATGTTATCACTACTTTCACTCTCACTGTCTGGCTAATTACATTGAACATGCtgtgaaagaagaagaaaag GTAGTGTGCCTTGTCTGCAGAGAGCTGCTGTCATACGACTTGAAACAACTCAGGAAAGCTTCCACTCCCAGGCAACTCCTGGAGAATGGAGATTACGTAGCCAGTGATGAAATGAAGGCACAGCAGAGAGAGAGGGCAGCCCTGTATAAGAAACAGCAAGAGAGAGGTGCCATTATTGATGTAGAGGCAGAGAAGAACAAATTTCTGATTGACATATCAACT acTCCAGACATAACAGTCGTGCCTACTATACCAAAGACAAGACCTGATGAAACTGATGTCCAGAGTGTGTCTGGCAATGCCAATACTGCAGAGAAGGAAACTCAGAAGAGAGATGTCAATGAAAACGTTAGAGATAAAGATTCTGCATCAAGGTCTGACAGAGGTTTCACTAAAGATGTCAAGAATGAGGGGAGCAGACAAAGGCAGCCCTATAATAAAGGAGGTCGCTACGACAGGGACAGACCTAGGAGTGGGAAGTATGAAAGTGAGAGGTCGGGTCAGAGGTCAAGGGGAGGATCTGCAAGGGATGAGAGGTACAGAAATGAGGGTCATCATAGAAGGAGGGATGATGCAGGCAAGAAACCTCAGAGGAAGGAACCTGATACCTTGGAGGAGCAAAAATCAGATTCCAAGAAGTCAGAGATCGCTCAGCCCTGTAGAAAGCTGCAGAGTGAAGAAGGCCATGGTGAGGAGGTTACCAATAAAGATGATACTCAGACAGTCAAATCTTCAGAAGTCACTCAGAAAGAAAATGCAGACACACATAGTAGTGATGCTCAAGGAAGTATAAAACAAGTGCCTGGAAACAAGGAAAAGGCAACCATAGAGTCAAGGAATAAACCCAGCAGTGGTAGAAGATACCATCAGTCTTCCAGGGGAAGGGGTGGCAGACGCTTTGATGATGGGCAATACAGAGAGGATAAAGGATATTATAGAGACAGAAAGAAGAGGGAATATAAGAATGATGGACaggatgaaataaaaaatgggaaTGATGATGAGATAACCAGCAAGAAAGGAGAGCTTACTTCAAAGAGGGGTCATGAAAGGAAACATCCCGGaagaaaagatggaaaagatAGATTTAAAAGTGATTCCAGTGGAGACTTGATGTTGCAGGACAACGAAGGTGCTGGCAGGCCACAAAGTGGTAAAGACAACAGGAACAGGAGATCCCAGAGGCCACCCCCTGGATTTCAGACAAGGAAACCCCAAGCTAGGCAGCAGAACCAGTCTACAGAAATGGAAAGTCGGAATAATGAAGGTGACTCTGTTGAATTACAGAGGAAAACCGGAAATGAGAAAGCCAATATTAGTGTAAGCAATAACAAAACTGAGGAAAGTACCGTCAAAATTGAAACCATGGcagagaataaaatttgtaagcCACCGCCAGGATTTGAAGCAGAGGCCTCACATCATGACAAGAGAGGTAAACCTCCCAGAAAACCTCCAGGATTTGAAGGCAAAGATCTAGACAACAAAAGTAAAACTAAACCAGTCAATCCGCCACCTGGATTTGATGATTTCAGGTGA